The genome window TGCAGATTGACCCCAGTGGCAGATCATTCCATGACGCGTCCGAAAATATGGCTCCCCCGTTCGGGTTCATCGCCTATCGAAGCTCATGGGGCCTGACACTTTCTTCATGTTCGGCCCTTCAGTGGGGTGAGTCCTCCACGATATCCTCCGCATATGCGGGTCGTGGCTCGTTTCCAATCGTCATACCGCCACTGACGATGTCCACACCTACTATGGCCTCTGCTGACTTCTGCCCGGTCACCCTGCATGTTGCCATGTAAGGCGCTTCCGCATGATGCGACCGCAAGCCGGACAGATCTCCCCGGATAAGAACGTGAACTTTCGCTACACAACCGCTGCATTTACCCTATCTCCCGAATCCTGGGCTTCGTTATGTTGTGCTAACTCACCCGGAGACTGGGCCTTATATGCTGTTTCTGTTCGTCGGCTCATAGCTTTGCACTTAGGGTCGGCCGCTCCTTTCAGTCGCTTTCGCCTTCGGCTCACCTTCCGCTTCGCTCCGCCTTCAGACCTTCCCTCACGGAAACGCCTCACAGAAACGCCCTTGCCTTCGGCTAATGTTTATGCTAATGAAATTAACCATTAACAGGATTCACACATAGGGGACATTCTATACTCCTTATGTCAATCAAAAACATTAATATTATAAATACTATATAATCAGCCAATTACGTCCTATGCCAAATTGAGGACACAACTATAGTAATGCACTTTTTGAAGTACTTTTTGGTTTCGGCGGTTCTCTCATTCAGCGAATTCTTTATCTAATAGTTACGTTTATCCGGCATACCAGCTAAGACACTAGTCACCACATCATTCCTTATCCAGATTAAAGAATTCAGAAAGAAGCCCTTTTTGTCCCTCCCGGAGTTGTTTCGCTCCAACTTTCACTTGCGGGCTTTCTCACCGAACATGCCAAGGCATTATTTATTTTGGTTTAATATAATTTTTTTATGCTATTTCAATCCGTCATTAAATAGCTTGGATTGAAAGTCTCGTTGTTCTTAAGCATTGTCCATGCAATTACCAATAACTTGGCAGCCAGTTTTACTCGCATTTTTGTCCTAATGCCTCGTTCCCCGTGACGGCCATCTATCATGTCATGAAAAAGCCTTCTGAAGATTTCATTACAATTTGAAGCAACCAACCCTGCCTGGTATAGTCCATATCGCAGATCGGTATCACCTTTTTTGGATATGACCGGAACACTGTCAGTGCTGGTTTTACCGCTACGATTTGCATTAAGATCAAGACCGGCTAAACGAATCACTTGTTTGCGACTTTTAAACCGGAACGGATTGCCGATGGTTGCCAAAACTAAAGCGCTTATATAGGGTCCAAATCCTGGTATGGTCTGCAATAAACTATAACCATACAAATTTTCGCATACGGCTTTCATTTCGGCCATTACTTGTGAAACTTCTTGTCTCACTTTGCGTATTCTATCAACTGTCATTTGTGCTTCAAATACTGTTGCTGAGTTTACCGGCAACCCAACCGAGGTTTCGGCCAAATCATATATCTTTCTTAAACGTTGAACCTGCCGATCCCCGCGATCTTTTGTTGTTACATGCTTCACAAACTCTTTAAAATCAGTTGACACAATTTTACGAGGGTCCAGATACCAACGGATAACGGCAAGATCTTCATCTGCACAATTTTTCAAATAACAGTCTGCCTCCGGAAAATATTTGGTCAAAAGGCTGTTTCTTATTTGCATTCTTAAACGATGCTCTTCTTTTTTAAGCCTTTTTCTTAATGATAAAAGGTTTCTAAGTCCAATAAGATCATCCTCCGGATATTCATAAAACTGACATTTTGCCTGGCCTATTAAATCAGCTACGTTGGCGCTGTCTTTAGAATCATTCTTATCCCAACGGCCATCTAAAAGCTGCCTGTTATCCTTAACAGCTTTTCCTCCGACAAGTACTACTTCATAACCACTTTTAATCAGCCAATTAGCCAAAGG of Pseudomonadota bacterium contains these proteins:
- a CDS encoding IS110 family transposase, translated to MIDEVSRYSYFCQFRSTIRISRKHLIVGIDIAKNKNHAFFGTAYGKTLWKRLLFSNDRKGYMRLIEQVNALISQHQLELVIFGMEPTGNYHKPLANWLIKSGYEVVLVGGKAVKDNRQLLDGRWDKNDSKDSANVADLIGQAKCQFYEYPEDDLIGLRNLLSLRKRLKKEEHRLRMQIRNSLLTKYFPEADCYLKNCADEDLAVIRWYLDPRKIVSTDFKEFVKHVTTKDRGDRQVQRLRKIYDLAETSVGLPVNSATVFEAQMTVDRIRKVRQEVSQVMAEMKAVCENLYGYSLLQTIPGFGPYISALVLATIGNPFRFKSRKQVIRLAGLDLNANRSGKTSTDSVPVISKKGDTDLRYGLYQAGLVASNCNEIFRRLFHDMIDGRHGERGIRTKMRVKLAAKLLVIAWTMLKNNETFNPSYLMTD